CTTGGTATCCTTCTGAAGGATAACAGGCTCCAGTCGGATGTCCTCCCCTATGAAACCACCAAACTCCTCGGGCGAAATCTCTCCCAATCCTTTGAATCGAGTGATCTCGGGTTTATTTCCTAATTTTTCGATGGCTGCCTTACGCTCCTCATCACTATAGCAGTAGATGGTCTCCTTTTTATTTCTCACCCTGAAAAGTGGGGTTTCCAGAATATAGACGTGGTTATTTCTAACCAACTCAGGGAAAAACTGAAGGAAGTAAGTCAACAGCAGTAATCGGATGTGCATACCATCCACATCGGCATCCGTGGCAATCACGATCTTTCTATACCTCAGTCCTTCCAGACCGTCTTCTATGTTGAGTGCATGTTGCAGGAGGTTAAACTCCTCATTTTCATACACCACCTTTTTGGTTTGCCCAAAGCAGTTGAAAGGCTTACCTCTCAAACTAAAAACCGCCTGAGTTTGTACGTCTCTTGACTTGGTGATGGATCCGCTGGCACTGTCTCCCTCGGTGATAAATACCATGGTCTTCTCCAGCAACTCATCTGAGCCTTTTTTGTCGTCATAGTGAATGCGACAATCTCTTAGCTTCTTATTGTGAAGATTGGCTTTTTTGGCCCGTTCATTGGCCAGTTTCTTGATACCGGCAATTTCTTTCCGCTCTCGCTCCGACTGAAGGATGCGCTTGAGCAATGCGTCTGCGATCTGACTATTCCTATGCAGGTAGTTATCGAGCTCTTTCTTTAGGAAGTCATTAATGAAAGTTCGCATGGTAGGCCCTTCCTCAGCCACATTAATGGAACCCAGTTTGGTCTTGGTCTGGCTCTCAAAGACCGGCTCCTGAACCCGCACTGCTACCGCACTCACGATGGATGCCCGGATATCTGAGGCCTCGAAGTTTTTTCCGTAAAAATCCCTGATGACCTTCACTACTGCTTCCCTAAATGCCGCCAGGTGTGTACCTCCCTGGGTAGTGTGCTGTCCATTCACAAAAGAGTAATACTCTTCCCCATACTGATTAGCATGGGTCATGGCCACTTCTATGTCATTGCCCTTAAGGTGGATGATTGGATATCGCAAGGCTTCTTCATCTGTCTTGCGCTTCAGTAAGTCCAGCAGACCATTCTCAGAATGGTATTTTTTACCATTGAAATTGATCGTGAGTCCTGCATTCAGAAAGGCATAGTTCCAAAGTAAGTTCTCGAGGTATTCGGGTATAAAGTGATAATGTTTAAATACCGTGTCATCTGGCTCGAAACTAATGGCTGTTCCATTGCGCTCCGATGTTTTTTCCACCTTGGCATCATTGGTGATTTCACCTCTTACGAATTCTGCCAGCTTGGTTTCCCCATCTCTGAACGACTGTACCCTAAAATAAGAACTCAAAGCATTGACGGCCTTGGTTCCCACACCATTCAGTCCTACAGACTTCTGGAAAGCGCCGGAATCGTATTTTCCACCGGTGTTGATTTTACTCACACAGTCCACCACTTTGCCTAGTGGAATCCCACGGCCAAAATCCCGTACCTCCACCTTTCGGTCAGATACTTTGATGTTGATGGTCTTTCCGTGTCCCATCATGTGCTCATCGATACTATTATCGATGATCTCCTTCACCAATACATAAATACCATCATCGTGAGCCGAGCCATCGCCCAGTTTCCCAATGTACATCCCGGGTCTCAGTCTGATGTGTTCTTTCCAGTCTAGCGACTTGATACTATCCTCGGTATATTGTACTTCTGCCATACGCGCGTTTGAAATCGGATGATTAAACCATTGATTTGATCAACTCAAATCGGAATTTATACAAAAAAACAGATTTAGAAAGGCCTTAAAATCAGTAGTGACTTGAGCCTTTAAATGAATTGAAAAGCCTTAAAATATTGCAGATCAAGTAGTTTTAGGCCTTTTTATAGATCATATAAAATAATCCTAAAATCCAGGAAAAAATAAGGGCCGGTCCCAAGTAGTTCAAATAGGCAAAGCCGGAGGCGTTGAGGTGTGCACTGTTATTGAGTACCCCAATGAATCCTACGAGAAGAGTCAGGCAAATATTAATCACAAATGCTCCGCCCCTTACCCAGGCCTTTACGTCCTCATTTTCAATTTTACCTTCAAAGAGTTTTTGAAAAGCCAGCATCACAAGGTTTACGATCACGAAACCAGCCACCACATAATAGAAAAAGGTCTCCTTGTGTAACTGCAGACTACCTGCACCT
This Marinoscillum sp. 108 DNA region includes the following protein-coding sequences:
- a CDS encoding DNA topoisomerase IV subunit B, with protein sequence MAEVQYTEDSIKSLDWKEHIRLRPGMYIGKLGDGSAHDDGIYVLVKEIIDNSIDEHMMGHGKTINIKVSDRKVEVRDFGRGIPLGKVVDCVSKINTGGKYDSGAFQKSVGLNGVGTKAVNALSSYFRVQSFRDGETKLAEFVRGEITNDAKVEKTSERNGTAISFEPDDTVFKHYHFIPEYLENLLWNYAFLNAGLTINFNGKKYHSENGLLDLLKRKTDEEALRYPIIHLKGNDIEVAMTHANQYGEEYYSFVNGQHTTQGGTHLAAFREAVVKVIRDFYGKNFEASDIRASIVSAVAVRVQEPVFESQTKTKLGSINVAEEGPTMRTFINDFLKKELDNYLHRNSQIADALLKRILQSERERKEIAGIKKLANERAKKANLHNKKLRDCRIHYDDKKGSDELLEKTMVFITEGDSASGSITKSRDVQTQAVFSLRGKPFNCFGQTKKVVYENEEFNLLQHALNIEDGLEGLRYRKIVIATDADVDGMHIRLLLLTYFLQFFPELVRNNHVYILETPLFRVRNKKETIYCYSDEERKAAIEKLGNKPEITRFKGLGEISPEEFGGFIGEDIRLEPVILQKDTKIKDLLRFYMGKNTPDRQEFIIDKLRIEKDVVDKESDAPILV